Proteins encoded by one window of Bubalus bubalis isolate 160015118507 breed Murrah chromosome 4, NDDB_SH_1, whole genome shotgun sequence:
- the LOC102399102 gene encoding aquaporin-5 isoform X1, producing the protein MRGSQPAGPVYTAGLVTWPQRACGCPGGGARGAGGAAALKFPPCVQCWPPGAGTAHCPPGPAPPRAACLVYSAPPQAPRHVVSHAAGTRDCAGTRDCAAPPSQPPTPCAAAARTGDPCGGCCKTMKKEVCSVAFLKAVFAEFLATLIFVFFGLGSALKWPSALPSVLQISLAFGLAIGTMAQALGPVSGGHMNPAITLALLVGNQISLLRAIFYVVAQLVGAIAGAAILYGLAPYNARGNLAVNALNNNTTAGQAVVAEMILTFQLALCVFSSTDSRRTSPVGSPALSIGLSVTLGHLVGIYFTGCSMNPARSFGPAVIMNRFSSAHWVFWVGPIVGAAVAAIIYFYLLFPHSLSLSDRAAILKGTYEPDEDWEESQEERKKTMELTAH; encoded by the exons ATGCGCGGGTCCCAGCCCGCCGGGCCGGTCTACACCGCCGGCCTAGTCACGTGGCCCCAGAGGGCGTGCGGCTGCCCGGGCGGGGGGGCGCGCGGGGCCGGGGGCGCGGCGGCCCTGAAGTTCCCTCCCTGCGTGCAGTGCTGGCCCCCGGGTGCGGGAACCGCCCACTGCCCCCCCGGGCCCGCCCCGCCGCGGGCCGCCTGCCTGGTATATAGCGCGCCCCCGCAGGCCCCGCGCCACGTTGTTAGCCACGCCGCGGGCACCCGGGACTGTGCGGGCACCCGGGACTGTGCGGCGCCCCCgagccagccccccaccccctgcgccgccgccgcccggacGGGTGACCCCTGCGGGGGCTGCTGCAAGACCATGAAGAAGGAGGTGTGCTCCGTGGCCTTCCTCAAGGCAGTGTTCGCAGAGTTCCTGGCCACCCTCATCTTCGTCTTCTTCGGCCTCGGCTCGGCCCTCAAGTGGCCGTCGGCGCTGCCCAGCGTCCTGCAGATCTCGCTGGCCTTCGGCCTGGCCATAGGTACCATGGCCCAGGCCCTGGGGCCCGTGAGCGGTGGCCATATGAACCCCGCCATCACTCTGGCCCTCCTAGTCGGGAACCAGATCTCCCTGCTCCGGGCGATCTTCTACGTGGTGGCCCAGCTGGTGGGCGCCATTGCCGGGGCCGCAATCCTCTATGGGCTGGCACCCTACAATGCCCGAGGCAATCTGGCTGTCAATGCG CTCAACAACAACACGACTGCGGGCCAGGCTGTGGTGGCGGAAATGATTCTGACCTTCCAGCTGGCACTCTGCGTCTTCTCTTCCACTGACTCCCGCCGCACCAGCCCTGTGGGCTCCCCAGCCCTGTCCATTGGCCTGTCCGTCACACTGGGCCACCTAGTGGGG ATCTACTTCACAGGCTGCTCCATGAACCCGGCCCGATCTTTCGGTCCCGCAGTGATCATGAATCGGTTCAGCTCCGCACACTGG GTGTTCTGGGTGGGGCCCATTGTGGGGGCTGCCGTGGCTGCCATCATCTACTTCTACCTGCTCTTCCCCCACTCCCTGAGCCTGAGTGATCGTGCGGCCATCCTCAAGGGCACGTATGAGCCAGACGAGGACTGGGAGGAGAGCCAAGAGGAGCGGAAGAAGACCATGGAGCTGACTGCCCACTGA
- the LOC102399102 gene encoding aquaporin-5 isoform X2 — MRGSQPAGPVYTAGLVTWPQRACGCPGGGARGAGGAAALKFPPCVQCWPPGAGTAHCPPGPAPPRAACLVYSAPPQAPRHVVSHAAGTRDCAGTRDCAAPPSQPPTPCAAAARTGDPCGGCCKTMKKEVCSVAFLKAVFAEFLATLIFVFFGLGSALKWPSALPSVLQISLAFGLAIGTMAQALGPVSGGHMNPAITLALLVGNQISLLRAIFYVVAQLVGAIAGAAILYGLAPYNARGNLAVNAIYFTGCSMNPARSFGPAVIMNRFSSAHWVFWVGPIVGAAVAAIIYFYLLFPHSLSLSDRAAILKGTYEPDEDWEESQEERKKTMELTAH; from the exons ATGCGCGGGTCCCAGCCCGCCGGGCCGGTCTACACCGCCGGCCTAGTCACGTGGCCCCAGAGGGCGTGCGGCTGCCCGGGCGGGGGGGCGCGCGGGGCCGGGGGCGCGGCGGCCCTGAAGTTCCCTCCCTGCGTGCAGTGCTGGCCCCCGGGTGCGGGAACCGCCCACTGCCCCCCCGGGCCCGCCCCGCCGCGGGCCGCCTGCCTGGTATATAGCGCGCCCCCGCAGGCCCCGCGCCACGTTGTTAGCCACGCCGCGGGCACCCGGGACTGTGCGGGCACCCGGGACTGTGCGGCGCCCCCgagccagccccccaccccctgcgccgccgccgcccggacGGGTGACCCCTGCGGGGGCTGCTGCAAGACCATGAAGAAGGAGGTGTGCTCCGTGGCCTTCCTCAAGGCAGTGTTCGCAGAGTTCCTGGCCACCCTCATCTTCGTCTTCTTCGGCCTCGGCTCGGCCCTCAAGTGGCCGTCGGCGCTGCCCAGCGTCCTGCAGATCTCGCTGGCCTTCGGCCTGGCCATAGGTACCATGGCCCAGGCCCTGGGGCCCGTGAGCGGTGGCCATATGAACCCCGCCATCACTCTGGCCCTCCTAGTCGGGAACCAGATCTCCCTGCTCCGGGCGATCTTCTACGTGGTGGCCCAGCTGGTGGGCGCCATTGCCGGGGCCGCAATCCTCTATGGGCTGGCACCCTACAATGCCCGAGGCAATCTGGCTGTCAATGCG ATCTACTTCACAGGCTGCTCCATGAACCCGGCCCGATCTTTCGGTCCCGCAGTGATCATGAATCGGTTCAGCTCCGCACACTGG GTGTTCTGGGTGGGGCCCATTGTGGGGGCTGCCGTGGCTGCCATCATCTACTTCTACCTGCTCTTCCCCCACTCCCTGAGCCTGAGTGATCGTGCGGCCATCCTCAAGGGCACGTATGAGCCAGACGAGGACTGGGAGGAGAGCCAAGAGGAGCGGAAGAAGACCATGGAGCTGACTGCCCACTGA
- the AQP6 gene encoding aquaporin-6, producing the protein MESGRCSLAKMLVCRLWMTISKALFAEFLATGLYVFFGVGSALRWPLGLPSVLQIAITFNLATAVIVQITWKASGAHVNPAVTLAFLVGSHISLPRAVAYVAAQLAGATAGAALLYGLTPGDIRENFGVNMVRSNASTGQAVAVELILTLQLVLCVLASTDSRQTTGSPAATIGASVAVGHLIGIYFTGCSMNPARSFGSAVIVGKFEVHWIFWVGPLTGAILASLIYNFILFPDTKTLAQRLAILTGSAEMEKMEGEEPQKKETQANSEDTEMDSVCQVA; encoded by the exons ATGGAGTCAGGCCGGTGCAGCTTGGCTAAGATGCTGGTGTGCCGGCTCTGGATGACCATCAGCAAGGCTCTGTTTGCCGAGTTCCTGGCCACGGGGCTGTACGTGTTCTTTGGCGTGGGCTCGGCTCTGAGATGGCCCCTGGGGCTTCCCTCTGTGCTGCAGATCGCCATCACCTTCAACCTGGCAACGGCCGTGATCGTGCAGATCACCTGGAAGGCCAGCGGGGCCCACGTCAACCCTGCCGTAACGCTGGCCTTCCTCGTGGGCTCCCACATCTCCCTGCCCCGGGCTGTGGCCTACGTGGCTGCCCAGCTGGCAGGGGCCACGGCGGGAGCTGCTCTGCTTTACGGGCTCACGCCTGGGGACATCCGAGAAAACTTTGGGGTCAATATG GTCCGGAGCAATGCCTCGACTGGCCAGGCGGTGGCGGTGGAACTCATCTTGACCCTCCAGCTCGTGCTCTGCGTTTTGGCCTCCACTGACAGCCGTCAGACCACGGGCTCCCCTGCAGCCACAATTGGAGCCTCGGTGGCAGTGGGCCACCTCATCGGG ATCTATTTCACCGGCTGCTCCATGAACCCAGCCCGCTCCTTTGGTTCCGCTGTCATCGTGGGGAAGTTTGAAGTCCACTGG ATCTTCTGGGTGGGACCCTTGACAGGAGCCATCCTGGCTTCGCTGATCTACAACTTCATCCTGTTCCCTGACACCAAGACCCTGGCCCAGCGACTGGCCATCCTCACGGGCAGtgcagaaatggagaaaatggaaggGGAGGAACCCCAGAAAAAAGAAACCCAGGCCAACTCAGAGGACACTGAGATGGACAGTGTGTGTCAGGTGGCATAG